TTCCGGTATCGGTCACCGCTTTCGGTTCGGAACAGCTTCGCGCGAACAATATAGAGACCGTCGCCGACATCGCGCTCCGCACGCCGGGATTGGCCGCAAGCGCGGTCGACCCCATCAACACCAATTTCGCGATGCGCGGTATCGGCAGTGCGCCGGGCATCAGCCAGAATGCCGGCGGCGATCCCTCGGTCGTCGTCTTCGTCGACGGCGTCTATGCGGGTCGCGGCAGCACCCCCGATCTCGACGCCCTCGACCTCGAACGCGTCGAAGTGCTCCGCGGTCCGCAGGGAACGCTGTTCGGCAAGAACGCCATCGGCGGCCTGATCCAGTTCGTCAGCCGCAAGCCGTCGGCCGACACCAGCTTCTATTTCGAGGGCACTTACGGCAATTACGACCGCGTCGGCGTCGTCGCGCGCGGCAATATGGCGCTGACCGATAAAATCTATCTGTCGGCAGGCCTCTCGCACAAGCAACGCGACGGTTTCGAATTTAACGAGACGACGGGCAATGACGTCAACGACCTGAACCTGACGACAGGACGCCTCGCCTTGCGGCTGGTGCCGACCGACACACTCGACATCATACTTCGCGCCGACATCTCGCGGCAGGACCAGAAGGGCAATCCGCGCCACAATAATTGCGACGCCAGTTTCAACGGCGGCGTCCACTGCGTGGGCATCAACCCCGATCCGCGCGTGGTGAACGCCTATATCGACGGCATGATCAAGCGGACGATCCAGTCCTATTCGGCCGAGATCAACCTCGACCTGCCCTTCGGCACGCTCACCTCGCTGACCGCGCTCCGCAAGGTCGATTTCCAGTTCGAAACGCCCTTTTTCAGCAATCCGGTCAACCCGCCGAACCAGATCGAATCGACCGATTTCGGCGACGAGGACAACACGCAGTTCAGCCAGGAATTGCGGCTGGCGTTCGATGCGTTCGACGGCCGGCTGAACGGCCAGACGGGGCTTTATTATCTGAAAGAGGACACCGATCGCATTCAGGGACAGATCCAGGATTTCGCGACGCCCGCGATCAGCGGCATCGGCATATTTCCGCAGTCGGTCAACGCGCGCAGCTTCGCGATCTTCGGGCAGCTCGATTACGAAATAGTCCCGTCGCTGACCGCCACGTTGGGCGCGCGAATGACATGGGAGAAAAAGAGCGGCCGGTTCGCGGGCTACAAGGGCGACAACGGCCCCGGCGTGCCGCCGCCGCTCGGCACGCCGGCCGGCTATGACGTGACCGCGAGCCAGAAATGGAAAGCTTTCACTCCGCGGTTCGCCTTGAACTGGAAGGCGACGGACGATGTGTTGCTCTATGCGTCGGCGGCGCGCGGCTACAAGAGCGGAGGGTTTCAAGGCCTTTCGGGCACCGCAGCGGGCGCATCGACCCCCTATGACCCCGAATTCGCCTGGGGGTACGAGGTCGGTGCCAAGACCGAATGGTTCGACCGGCGACTGCGGTTCAATGTCGCATTGT
This DNA window, taken from Sphingopyxis sp. PAMC25046, encodes the following:
- a CDS encoding TonB-dependent receptor; amino-acid sequence: MVRKILNPSSRLLAGIALLTMPAIAAAQDNEESADGDIIVTAQRQEQKLQDVPVSVTAFGSEQLRANNIETVADIALRTPGLAASAVDPINTNFAMRGIGSAPGISQNAGGDPSVVVFVDGVYAGRGSTPDLDALDLERVEVLRGPQGTLFGKNAIGGLIQFVSRKPSADTSFYFEGTYGNYDRVGVVARGNMALTDKIYLSAGLSHKQRDGFEFNETTGNDVNDLNLTTGRLALRLVPTDTLDIILRADISRQDQKGNPRHNNCDASFNGGVHCVGINPDPRVVNAYIDGMIKRTIQSYSAEINLDLPFGTLTSLTALRKVDFQFETPFFSNPVNPPNQIESTDFGDEDNTQFSQELRLAFDAFDGRLNGQTGLYYLKEDTDRIQGQIQDFATPAISGIGIFPQSVNARSFAIFGQLDYEIVPSLTATLGARMTWEKKSGRFAGYKGDNGPGVPPPLGTPAGYDVTASQKWKAFTPRFALNWKATDDVLLYASAARGYKSGGFQGLSGTAAGASTPYDPEFAWGYEVGAKTEWFDRRLRFNVALFQTDYSDLQVSQLVPLCCVVVSNAAKAKIKGAEVEVLARPFEGFQLDGSYAWLDAKFTEYSIPGQAYTGNRLPRSPKNKFNVGGQYETPIGDLSAKLRVDYSWVDDAFFEASNIPQQLWPSHENLDARLSIAGPDERWELSLWGKNLTDELVPTYVTYFGPYRQILTPYAPPRTYGVTMAFKI